Proteins encoded together in one Candidatus Binatia bacterium window:
- a CDS encoding glycosyltransferase, producing MSEDIQVSVIVPSYDHEVFVASAVRSVLEQTAAAFEVIAIDDGSNDSSVARLEEIEDSRLVVVRQENCGLSRTLNRGLELARGRWVKMLPSDDLLEPGALAAQVQQADASGSAVVFCLPTVVDAADQPLGEPGPQAWFDLPASDSAEILRAMVPRNPLCAPGALFDRELAVRVGGFDPSLRVAQDYDLWFRLLQAGTGRLVPERRVRVRWHGGNQSAQATEATEAERAYALVGALVRRGMQWWTDRFQSRVALAAALVASGLREARPFARASLVSARTAGESVGSHPELTSLLQEAPELARPGDWGGLPAGTRGWE from the coding sequence ATGAGCGAAGACATCCAGGTGAGCGTCATCGTACCGAGCTACGACCACGAGGTCTTCGTGGCGTCCGCGGTGCGAAGCGTTCTTGAGCAGACCGCTGCCGCCTTCGAGGTGATTGCGATCGACGACGGCTCGAACGACAGCAGCGTCGCTCGGCTCGAAGAGATCGAGGATTCTCGGTTGGTGGTCGTGCGTCAGGAGAACTGCGGCCTGTCGCGGACGCTGAATCGGGGCCTCGAGCTGGCGCGCGGGCGCTGGGTGAAGATGTTGCCATCAGACGATCTGCTCGAACCGGGTGCGCTGGCGGCGCAGGTGCAACAGGCCGACGCCTCCGGGAGTGCCGTCGTGTTCTGCTTGCCGACCGTGGTCGACGCCGCGGACCAGCCTCTCGGCGAACCGGGGCCCCAGGCGTGGTTCGATCTGCCCGCGAGCGATTCCGCGGAGATCCTGCGCGCGATGGTGCCGCGAAACCCGCTGTGCGCCCCCGGGGCGCTGTTCGATCGCGAGCTGGCAGTGCGCGTCGGAGGCTTCGATCCGTCGTTGCGCGTCGCGCAGGACTACGATCTCTGGTTCCGGCTCCTTCAAGCGGGGACCGGCCGTCTCGTCCCCGAACGGAGGGTGCGCGTCCGTTGGCACGGCGGCAATCAGAGCGCGCAGGCCACCGAAGCGACGGAAGCCGAGCGCGCCTATGCACTCGTCGGGGCTCTGGTTCGTCGTGGAATGCAGTGGTGGACCGATCGATTCCAGAGCAGGGTCGCGCTGGCCGCGGCGCTCGTCGCCTCGGGACTGCGCGAAGCGCGCCCATTCGCCCGCGCGTCGCTCGTCTCGGCACGAACTGCCGGTGAGTCTGTAGGGTCTCATCCGGAACTGACCTCGTTGCTCCAAGAGGCGCCGGAGCTCGCGCGGCCCGGCGACTGGGGTGGGCTCCCTGCCGGCACGAGGGGGTGGGAATGA